GTACTGTGCTGAGTGTTTTGCCTTCTAGCATTTGTAAAATACAGGCATCGGCACAGAAACTTTCAGCAAATGCAGTAGCAATGGGTGTTAAGGTTTCTTCTAAACTCTTTGCTGCTTGTGTTACCTGTACCAAAACCGTTAATAATGACATTTGAGCGTTGGCACGGCGCAATTCTTCTGTCCGTTGCTTGAGCAAATCATAGGTTTCGGCTGCTCTCTGCACAACAGCTTTCAGTTCGCTAGGGTCCCAAGGCTTAGTAATATACTTGTAAACTTGCCCAGCGTTAATTGCCTCTACTAAGTCTTCAATGTCGGTAAAGCCGGTAAGAATAATTCTGACGGTATCGGGAAACTGAGGTACAGTTTTACTCAAAAACTCAGTTCCCTTCATTTCCGGCATACGCTGATCGGAGATAATAACTGCTACTTCTCCCTCAGATGCTAAAATTTCTAAGGCATTTATCCCACTATCAGCTTTGAGAACTTGGAAATCTCGCCGGAAAGTGCGATAAAGCAAATCTAGATTATCTGGCTCATCATCAACTACTAATATTTTCAGTTTTTTTGCTCGTTCTAGAGTTGCTACTTGTCGACGACTAGCTTGAATATCGCTGACACCATTAGTCATAAGGTTCTACCCATAAATTTTTTTATATTGTTATATTCCTTACAAGCTTAGTAGATTATTTCAGCCAAGCCTTGCGGGTAATTGCGGATATAGTTTATGTTGCTCTGATGAGGAATTTGTAACTCAAAAATTTATTTGACGGTAGGGTGTAGAGATAGTTGGCTGTTAAAGATTACAATAAGATTTGCTGATACAGTATAAAGTTAGTCGCATCAACCAAAATTTCAACTCTATAAGTTAGGTCAATGCTCGTTTAAATTACGTCCTATTTATCAAGTGAAAATTCTACGCTGTTAGCGTTTGGCTTATACATAACTCTACAAAATTTTGAATTGCAATTATGACTGACTTCACACCCAACGCTCCCAATCCTGAGAATGTACCTACTGAATTGGCACAAGAACTGCTGCGAAAACTAAGGCAAAAACAAGGTAACTGGGTGGAATGGGGTCAAGCGATCGCCTATTTACAAAAATCTGGTTACAATCCTCAAGAGATTTTTGAAGCTACAGGATTTGAGCCAGTTCAACAAAATCAGGTGGTTGTAGGCTCTCAAGTTTATAATTCTATAGAAAAAGTGGGAGCATCAGAGGCTACACGCGCTTATTATGCTACTAGGGGGAGTGATGTTTTATATGAACTACGTTTGCTCACTCAAGAAGAAAGAGCAGCTGCGGCTGAGTTAACTTTTACCCATAAACTAGATTTGGAAGAAGCACGGGAAGTAGCCAAGGCGATTAAAGATTTTTCCCGCTTCCGTACCTTACCAGAAGGATTTACTGACCATCCTGGGGATGCAGTAGCCTATCAAACTTGGAAATTAGCACGACAATACACAGATTTACAAGAGCGATCGCGTCTCATTGCCAAAGGTTTACGATTTGCTCATAGTCCATCAGCTAGGAAACAAATCGAACAGTTATTAATTGATTTTACCGTTGTTTCCCAGCGTCCTGCCCCTATTCCTCCGTTTTACCGCTTTGATACAGAGGACGAGTTACCCAGGATGGTTCCGGTAGCAGGTGAGTTACCTTTAAAAGCGCAAGAACTGCAAGAAGTTCCTCTAGTTGAAGAAATTGAACCATTTCGCATAGTTAAATTTGCTGGCGAACAGGCTTGGGTGGCTTTACCGGGTTGGCGAGTACTGTTAGCCGCAGAAGATCCAGTGACAATTTTAGCAACTAGCGATCGCTTCCCTAATCAAAACCAAGCACAGCCAGGGCCAATCCTAGTGGTTGTAGATCGTTCTCAGCGTGAATGGAATGATTTTAGTTACTTTGTAGTAGATAACGGTGGTGAATTAGATTTTCAGTGGTTTGAAACTCAACCAGAACTACCCATATTAGGGAAAGTAATTATTATTGTTCGTCCTCGGAAAATTTTGGATGAGAATGTAACTAAAGATTCCTGGCAAATTGATGAATAGGTAACGGGGGAAGATGAGGACAGAGCAAGCGCATTATAAAGTGGCACAACAAGGGTTGACTTTGAAGCAAATATATAGATTAAACCTCTTAATTGATTTTCCTCATTTATGAGCCGCACTCAAAACTACATGATAATGATAATCAAAGTTGCTAAGAGGGAGATTACGTTATTAAATTAACGTGAGTTCGATGAGAGAAGAAAGCCAGAAAGCTAGTATAAAAAGGAATTGGCGAACAAGGAAATCAAAGAACAGTAAAATTTATGGCAAGAGGGTGAAAAAAACATAAAAAAGACCGAGACTAAAAAATATCATTACAAAATCAGGGTCTCGGCTATGTCTACTATTGTATCTCGCCTCGATATTACACAAGTATTCTGTGATGTAGATGATTTCTGTAAACAGTGGGAACAGTTATGGCAAGTGATCCCACAGCTACCATCGATAACAGGAGAACGTCGTAGTCGCTCAAGGATGAGCATATCGGAAGTGATGACAATAGTCATTGCCTTTCATGGTAGTGGATATCGAACATTTAAGGAATTTTATACATTGCACGTACTACCTGGTTGGCGTGGGGCATTTCCCAACTTGGTGAGCTACAACAGATTTGTAGAATTGATGCCGTGGTGCTTAATGCTGTTGTGCTGCTTTTTGCATACAAGGACAGGAGAAATTACGGGAATTAGTTTTATTGATTCAACGCCTATTAATGTGTGCCATAATTGCCGCGCCCATGCACATAAAGTATTTAAAGGATTAGTAAATTGGGGCAAAAACTCGGTCGGTTGGCACTTCGGATTCAAACTTCATTTGATAATTAATGACCAAGGTGAATTGTTGGCATTTAAATTAACTTCTGCCAACGTAGATGACCGCAAGCCAGTGCCAGAAATGACTGAGGATTTGATTGGCAAACTGTTTGGTGATTTACATCTGAAGCTGATTGAATTAGATTTGCAATACGAATTAGAAGATAAAAAACAGCAAGAGCAAGAAAGGGATAGAGAAAATAGAAAGCAAAATAAAGAACGTGAAGCAATTGATAAGGCAAGACTGAGGGCAGAAGAGGCAGAAGAAAGAGAAAGACTTCATCAAAAAGAAATTGATAAAATAAGACAAGAGATAGTACAAGCTAAAGACGCAGAAAGAAAACAATTGGAGATGAAAATCCAGGAGTTAGAACGACTAGTTGCAGAAGATAGAAGTGACAGAGAAAATGCTCTATCTGAAACTAGAAGATTGAAATCAGGATATATTTATATAATTTCTAATATAGGTTCTCTTGGACGAGATATGTATCGAATTTGTATGACATCTCGTAGTCAAGAAGACTTATATATTAGAGAGATGAATCCCGCAGTTCCATTTCAATTTGACGTTCATTTTAAAATTTTCTCAGAGGATGCTGTAGATACATTACAGAAGTTACATCAACGTTTTGATGATAAAAGAGTGAATGTAGTTAATTCAAGAAGAGACTTTTTTCAAGTTTCAATAGATGAAATTGAGACAGCAGTTAAAGAAATTCAGAAAAAAAGTGGTGTATTTTTAAGAATAGATGAATTTGAAAAATATCCTCAAGCATATGAATATCGACAAACTCTATCTGTACGTAAAAAGCATCGGCTATCAAACACAAATGAGGAGTATTCAGAAGTAAATGAAATTGCTTAGTTTAAGTAATTTCATATTACAGTAAGCGAACAATTCTAAAACCAACATTGTTCAAGATTTCGCTTGCATAATTAGGGCTGGCTGAATAAGGGCGAAAGATAGCAGAATGAAGAGTTTCAGGGTCAGGAAAGAAAAATAAGGTGAAAAGAAAAAGGGTAAGATAAGTAAAAATCCTTGTAGCAAGTTGCGTTAAAATGTATCGAAGAGCGCAAAAGCAAGAAAAAGCAGCAGAAAACTTTGAACTACCCTTTGGGGGAAAACTAGCGTCAGATAACCGATGGGTAATCATGGCGAACATGATACCTTGGTCAAAATTTGAAGCAGAGTACGCAGAAATATTTTCAGCAAGAATGGGAGCGCCAGCCAAAACATTTAGAATGGCGTTGGGAGCATTAATAATTAAAGAAAAATTAGGAATAAGTGACAGAGAGACAGTAGAACAAATTCGGGAGAACCCGTATCTGCAATACTTTATAGGAATGTCAGCATATAGTAATGAATCTGCATTTGACCCGTCAATGCTAGTTCATTTTAGAGAAAGGATAGATATAGAATTAGTCAATAAAATCAATCAAGAAATAGTCAGGAAGATGTTAGAAAATAAACAGGAGGTAGAAGTAAGAGCAAAAAAGCCAGAGGTCGAGGATTCAAAAAGTAAGCCAGCCAATAGAGGAAAATTAATATTAGATGCTAGTTGTGCGCCAGCAGACATAAGTTATCCGACAGATTTAGGATTATTAAATCAAGCCAGAAAGCAAACAGAAACAATCATAGATACATTATATAAGTCCTTATTAGTAAGAAATATCAACAAACCAAGAACCTACAGAAACAAAGCAAGAAAGGATTATTTAGCAGTAGCCAAGAAAAGAAAACCAACAGTTAAAGAAAGAAGGAAAGCTATCAGAAAGCAACTGCAATATATCAACAGAAATTTAACTCATATTCAGCAGCTAATAAATTTAGGTGCGTCACTATTAAAACTGAGCAACAGTCAATATAAGATGTTGCTAGTAGTAGCAGAAGTTTATCGTCAACAGTTATGGTTATATGAAAATCAAAAAATTAGTATACAAGACCGCATTGTCAGTTTAAACCAACCACACATTCGTCCGATTATCCGAGGTAAAGCCGGGAGAACAGTAGAGTTTGGGGCTAAGTTTTCAGCTAGTTACTATGATGGCTATGTATTTTTAGACCATATTAGTTGGGACAACTTTAACGAATCAGGAGACTTAAAATCACAAGTAGAAGCATACAAAAACTACACCGGATATTATCCTGAATCAGTTCATGTTGATAAGATTTATCGGACGAGGGAGAATCGAGCTTGGTGTCAAGAAAGGGGAATTAGAATTAGTGGCCCACCACTAGGTAGACCCCCCCAAAATGTCAGCCCTGAAAAGAAGAAACAAGCCGCTTATGACGAAAGGATTCGTAATTGTATTGAGGGCAAGTTTGGACAAGGTAAACGAAGATTTAGCCTTGGTAGAGTTATGGCTAAACTTCCTCATACTTCTTTCACCGCTATTGCCATAACTTTTTTAGTTATGAATCTTTCTACTCTGCTATTACGGCTTTTTTGTGTATTTTTTTGCCTATTTTTCAAAACTGAGTCTTTTTTTACTTCTTCTATTATCGAAACTGATATTTCATTAAACCTTAAACAACAAAAACTTATCTTTTTTCTGGACTGACTACTTAATCAATTTTTCTCTTCCTTTGAAATGACTTTTTCAGCAAGCCCTAATTAAACTGGCGAAAACTAGAACGACATAAAAATGCTTCGCTACTCCATGAACCACCACGCATCACACGAATATTATTATCATTACTGTCTAGCCAAGCATCTCCGTTTGTAGGTGCTAGATCATAACTTTGATGCCAATTATCTAAGCACCATTCCCAAACTAACCCGTGCATATCGAACAATCCAAAAGAGTTAGCAAACTGAAAAAAGCCTACTTCTGTAGTTTTTTCACGATAAATCCCTTTAGGTTCTGAAAGATAGGGGTAACGACTATCATAATTAGCTACATTGAAGTTAATAGTTTGCCCAAAGTGAAAAGGGGTTGTAGTTCCAGCACGACAGGCATATTCCCACTCTGCTTCGCTAGGAAGACGGTACTTGTGACCTGTTTTTTGAGATAGTCGATCACAAAACTCAACAGCATCAAACCAGGAAACTTGGGTAACAGGGTGACTGTTACCTCCTTGACGTGATGGACGAAGCTTGAGTTTTTGACGAACTTCTGGCAAAGAAGCAATTTGTTTCCACTGTGTTTGTGTAATGGCGTATTTGCTAATAAAAAATGGTTTCACTGTGACTAAATGCTGAGGTCTTTCGTTTGAATATCGCCTTTTTTTTCCTTCTGCTTCCGGTGAACCCATCCAAAATTCTCCTCCAGGAATATAAACCATTTCCAATACAATCCCATTCCCAAGTTCTTCAGTTAAGTAGTAAGCTTGTTCTTGATGAGATTCTATTTCTTGGCCTTGAGAATTTATTGTAACCAAAGTAAATTCAAAAGCTTGACTTCCGGGGAATGATGAGACACCATTTTCTCCAATTATTTTCTCGAATATCTCTACTAAAGTTTCTCTTCCTCGCCAGTGATTTATTGCTGGTAATGGGGCGATTGGAGTCATCATGTCATATTTTGTTAGCAGCTTGTCTAAAAATTGTTGCTGCTGCACTCCCACAAAGTCTTTCAAAGTATTTAAGAAGCGCCCTAATGCTTCTTGGTCATAATTTAAACGTCCGTAATTAGATAGATAGCTGACTATCTCATTAACTGCTACAAAGGGCGCACCAGAAAGGTCAATCATTGGTGACAACTGTTTTAAATCTGCTAGCTCCAAAATTTGCTGACGCGATCGCTCTGTAGTTAGTTCTGGTATGTCTTTAAGAAGAGTTATCAGTTGTTTGCGGTCTTCAGCTTCTAGGTTGACCATATCTAGACTCTTTATTTACAAGGCAATAGTTAATTAAACTGAGGAAAATCTATTAAATTAGAGTAAAATTATACAATAGTTTGACATTAACTATGGACTATTGAATCCTTCCCTCACACCTATAAAGTTGATGGCGAACTCCTATACGGTAATGCTGTTGGGGGTCGAGTTGACAAACAGTTTGGTTAGACAACAACAATTGTTGAGGAAAACTCTGTCTTCTCATACCTCGTCCCACTACCCATAAATTCCGGGGAGATTTTACTGTCATGGGTAGTTGGGAAATTTTCTTCCAAATGGCATCTAAATTAGGATCTGGTGATAAAGCTACAAAATTATCAGGCTGGGAGTTTTGACTTCTAATTTGTTCTAGCGCAGATGCAATGCTAACTCCTAAAACTGCATCTTGGTAATTGCTATATATACTCACCAACATTACAGGTGATGATGGCTCTAAATTTAGGTTTTGTGCTATTCTGTCTGGTTGAAAAGGCTTTTGAAAAACTAAATTATAAACTACAAAAATACTACTTAGAAAACCAACAAAAGTAAAAATTAATACTTGTGAATTTTGGATTTTAAAATTAAAAGACCTTGAATTTTGATTTGTACTTAAACTTGCAGCTAATAACGCACAAAAGCCAGGATAGTAAACAAAGCTGTAACGCGGAACACTAGTAATATCTTTTTTTGTCAGATAGGCGATCGCTATCATTTCCAGTAATATAAAGCCAGTAAAACTTAAAAGTGTTAACGTAGGTAGATGAGTTGCTGGTTTTATCCATAGTTGCTTGAGTCCACGAAAAACTCGCCAACTTGCAAAAATAGCAAATGCAAGTATTAAAACTCCACTGATAATCACTACTATTAGAGGTTGATTTTCTATAGGTAAGAAAATCATCATTAATATCCAATTCATAAGAATTTGGTAGAAAGGCGAGATAATGCTCGGCGCATCTAACCAATTGGTTTCTGTTCTTTTGGCATGACTAAGAGTTATGAGCATCCAAGGCAAGAAACTCAGCACAACAATACCAATAGAAAAAAGTATTGTTAGGAAAAATTTTGACTTGCTAAATAATTGAAAATTATATAGTTTAATTAATATGAGTAAAGTGACAATCTCAGCAAAGAAAACGAATGCAAAAAAGTAGTGGATGTAAAATCCTATAATATTAACAACTATCCATAATAGCCATACCCATAATCGCCAGATTTCTTGAGCCAAATCTCGTTGAATCTGCATGAGTATCAGTAATGATAAACTAATAAAAAGCATGGGTAAGGTATAGTGCCGTGCTTCTTGAGAAAGGTAAACGGCAAAGGGAGATACCGCCATTAAGGCAGCAGCAATAATTCCTGATTTTGCAGAAAAGGCTATACGATTAACACCATAAATAGCAGCGATCGCACCTACACCAAACAAAGCTGGTAGCGATCGCAATTTGACTATCCAGTTTTCTCCTAACGGCGTTAACCATCCTAACCAATAGTGCATTACACAAAAAAATAGTGGCGGGTGGGTGGATTGACGAGCAATATTCTCGGCAATTTGTGAACAACTAACACCAGGACGGAAAGTAAAAATATTTTGTACTTGTTGTAGAGGAATTAGTACGTCTAACTGCAAATCTTGATAGTTATTACCTAAACTAAAGATGGCAGTAATCACTTCATCTAACCACAGTGGTTTTAAGTCCAAATGCCAAAAACGTAAAATAGTACCAACGACTAGCAACCCAAACAAAGCTAAATAATGCGAATAATGTCTGTAATTTGTCATAACAAAGATATGAGTCAATTAGAAAAAATAAATTTTTTGACATTAAGATAGGAGATAGAAAAAACAATAGTATTAACTTTTTAAGCTATTTATTTTATAGAATTGTTTTAGAATAGAAAATAGTAATACATATAAAAACACAAAGTCACAATCATCAAAGAAAGCTATTTTAAAACAGAATTTTATATGACAGATTCTAATATTACCGAAATACCGTCGGCATCTGTGCAAACAGAATTATCATTTGTTGCTAGCCTACAAGAAAAAATTGCAGCTATTCGTCACACTTTACGCCCAGGACAACAACAAATGGCAGACTGGCAATCAGGGCCTTTGGCGGTGTCGGCTGTACCAGGTGCGGGTAAATCTACTGGTATGGCGGCGGCGGCGGCAATTGCGATCGCTCGTCAGTATCAGCAGGCGGCCCAGTCAGCAAAATCTTCTCGTCGTCAGTTAGTAGTAGTCACTTTTACTCGTTCGGCAGCTGCCAATATTAAATCAAAAATTCGCTACTACCTTAAACAATTATCTTTACCTCAAACTGGTTTTGCCGTCTATACCCTACATGGTTTGGCTTTAAACATCGCCAGTCGTCATCCAGATTTATCAGGGTTAGAGTTAGAGAATGTTACCCTCATCACCCCCAACCAAAGCCATCGCTTTATTCGTACAGCAGTTGAACTATGGATTAATAATCACCCCAGATTATATTTGCGGTTATTAGAAGGACAACAATTTGATGGCGAAGAAACAGAAAGGTTACGCCGTCAGTCAGTTTTACGCACAGAAGTTTTACCAGATTTAGCAACTACAGTTATACACGAAGCCAAAAGTTCCGGTATATCACCAAATCAACTCAGACAATGGAGTCAACAAACTACCAACGCCTATGAGATTTTAACCATAGCGGCTGGATTGTATGAACAATATCAAGACCTAATGCGATCGCGCGACTTCATCGACTACGACGACATGATTTTAGCCGCCCTGCGTGTCCTAGAAAACGATAGCGCTCGCAGAATTGAGCAAAACCAAGTTTTTGCCGTTTTTGAAGATGAAGCCCAAGATTCCAGTCCATTGCAAACGCGACTGTTAGAGATTTTAGCCGCAGGAGCCAGGAAGCAGGAGGCAGAAGTCAGGAGGCAGGAGGCAGGAGGCAGAAGGCAGGAGGCAGAAGTTAATAATTATTTCCCCCACTCCCCACTCCCCACTCCCTACTCCCCAATTAACCTAGTCCGTGTTGGTGATCCTAATCAAGCGATTAACTCAACTTTCACCCCAGCAGATCCGATTTACTTTCGGGAATTTTGCCAAGAGTGCGATCGCTCCCATAAACTAGCAACAATGGATCAGGCTGGTCGTAGTACCGCCATGATTATTAACGCTGCTAACTTTGCTCTGGAATGGGTAAATAGTTTTTATGGGGCGAAAAATCAACAGTCTTCCCATCCTCCTATTTCTACCCCCTTTAGCCTGCAAAAAATCCGTCCGGTCAATTTAATTGATGTCAACCCTGTAGCTATAGGTAGAGGATTAGAACTGCATACACCCCGCGATATTTTTCAGACTGTGGAATTACTGTCTAAGAGGGTGGTGGAGTTATTCACCGAAGACATGGGTAAAAATGCGGCTGTGCTGGTGCGGGAAAATCGCCAAGGACGTTGGTTATCAGAAGCACTAGCGCCTATATGTAAAGAGCATAATATTACATTGTTTGATGTAGGAGAAAGCGATCGCCGTTCTCATGTTCCCCAAGAGATTTTGGCATTATTGCAATTTTGCGATCGCCCTCATTCTCCCGACTATCTCAAATCTGCCTTAGAAGTATTAGTAAAACGTCAATTAATCCCTACTCAAGACCTAAATGCACTTGCTAGTTTACCAGAAGAATTTTTGTATCCAGGCCCCTTAGCTGCACCCCAATCTGAACCAGTACAGAAAGCTTCGCACCTCTGTCGTAGTTTACTACGCGCTCGTTTAGAACTGCCTTTATATCAAATCATTTCTTTCCTCGCCCTGACATTAAATTACGACCAAGCAGAACTAGCCACAGCCGATAAACTTTCAGAACGGGTAAATAAACAAATAGCTGGTAGTAACTCGATGGGGGCTATGCTTTCCGCCTTAAGTGAAATTGTCAGTTCCGAAAGGTTTGAACCAGTAGAAACAGACGATGCAGAAGCGCGTTACACCCGTAATGGTCAATTGACTATTATTACCATGCACAAAGCCAAAGGACTAGATTGGAACTATGTGTTTATTCCCTTCCTCCATGAAAACTTAATTCCCGGTAGATTTTGGGTTCCGCCCCAAAGTCAGTTTTTGGGTGACTTTACCTTATCAGAAGTTGCCCGCGCTCAAATTCGTGCTGCACTCCACGGTGAAACCGAGATACCAGAAGTAACACCAGCTTGGGAACAAGCAAAACACCTCAAAACAGCCGAAGAATACCGTTTACTCTACGTAGCCATGACAAGAGCAAAACAACTATTGTGGATGTCTGCGGCACAAAAAGCTCCATTTACCTGGAGTAAACCAGAGAATTTACAAGAACAAGCTCCCTGTCCAGTATTTCCAGCATTAAAACGTCAGTTTCCTGAATGTGTAGTTTTGTAGGAGAAGCGAGGGCAAAACGCGATCGCTAGTACAGATAAGATGTAAGCTCATCCTAAAACCTCTATAGTAAAAGGTTTCCCAGTTTATCCCCTGTTCCCGAATATAAAAACTTCAAGCGCCAGACAAGTAAATACTCGAACTGGCGCTTGAAAGATTCTGGTTTTTTTTAACTTGGGGGTCTTTAAAATAGTTTGACCCCTTTTAAAAGGATGGACTTATATTCAGAGTCTTTATATTTGCTGACTCCGTTTGAACAATTACCAGTGTCTCAGAAAATTTTGAAATTCCTTAATTCCTAATATTTTCTTTATCTTTTCTCTCTTTATGTTTCAGAGTGTATCAAAATATCAATTTTCTTAAGAAGAATTACGATATATTAAACCCTGTTCCCTGCTCACCCCATATTTATCTACAAAATTAAGTATCTATACTCATTATTTTTTCCGTCTTTGTTCCCAACGCCAAAGAAAAATCATCAGTGTCACAATTCCTATTTGCAAAGCGAAATTTGGTAGAGCATTTTCCACATCTCGCCCAGCAAGGAGTTGAAAAAAGAAAATGAACGCGCCAATAAAGCCAGACGCACCGAAACCAACATAGAGAAATTGCCGCAGTCCACGATAGGGTGTTGCCATTCCTGCTTTAAGACGGGCATATTGTTCAGGGTCAAGGCGCTTTTGGGAATTAGGTTCCACCATAAGTAAATAATGCTATAATTCCTAATCGTATATGCCGATGTGGCTCAGTGGTAGAGCAGCTGATTCGTAATCAGCAGGCCGTGGGTTCAAATCCCATCATCGGCTTTTAATCAAATTCAGTTTCGCAAAAAGCTTTTAACAAATTAATACAGTTAGCAATTGCACCTAAATGAGCAATTTCATAACCATGAGTATTTTGAGTGGGAAAAGCTAAACAAGCTGCGCGTCCAACATGACCAAATTTCATAGCAATTGAAGCATCACTGCCAAAACCACTGAGGGTTGTTAGCTGTATTGGCATATTCAACTGCTTGGCACATTGGCGTAATTGTCTATTCAAACCCTCGTCATATATGCCATAGGCATCCTGAGACAACAGGACAGGATTTGCCTCATCTTTAACAGGATATTCTTCAGCTAATGGACAAATTTCTAAAGCAATTAAAGCATCTAATTGTTGATTTTGAGTAAAAAATAACGCCCCAATAGCACCAACTTCTTCTTTGGCGGAAGCTACTAAGTAAACATCAATTGCTGGCTCTTGTAAATATTGAGCTAAAGCCAATAAAATCGCTACTGATGCTTTGTTATCTAAAGTATAGCTGGCAATATAATCCTGTAATCTTACGGGGCGTTTGCGATGTTTGCCGATGACCATTCTTGTCCCTGGACGAATACCAGCCGCTTCTAATTCCTCAGTTGTGCGTTTGGTTTCGATCCAAGCATCTTCCCATTTAACTGGTGTATCTTCTTGCTGGATTTTCTGTGGTGACTCGTGGGAGACATGGCGAGAACCAAAGCTGAGAATACCGCTAATGGTTTCGCTGTCTCCTATTAAATCGACAACACCCTCGCCGTAAACCCAAGGGAAAGCACCACCAAGTTTGCGGACTTCTACTTTACCTGCATCACCGATATTTTTGACGATAGCGCCTATTTCATCTTTGTGGGCAGTGATAGCGATCGCTCTAGTGGAGTCTTTTCCAGGTATTTTGGCTATGATATTATCAGCGCGATCGCTCCACACTTGTACACCCAAAGCGGTAAATTTTTGTAGTAAATATTGGTTAATTTCTTCCTCTACACCACTAGGTGAATGATGCAGCACCAATTCTTCAATAATTTCAAATAATTGGTTGTAATTCCACATTAGTAAAGTTAAATCTAAAAATCAGTTTTGCTTGATCAACTATAGAACCCATTCTTAATTTTGAAATATAGGTAGGGTGGGCATTGCCCACCAAAACCATGATACGGTGGATGTGATTAATTTTTACTAGCCGTCAAAGCTAAATTTCTTCCAGTTAGTTTTGACCTTGTTTGTTTCCGCTTCAGCATTCCTGCCGCAGCCAAAGCACCAAAAGACAACATTCCTATTGTCATAGAAGGTTCAGGAACTGTAGAAAATGCTGCTGCCCCTAAGATGGCATGAGCGCGTGCTGTGGGATGAATTTCATCCCAAAATAAATATTCATCGGGATTTGCACAGATGGTTCCAGCAACCCTATCCAAACAAGGCTTATCTATAGTTTTAAAACCTAAGTTTTTGGCATTATTAAACAGAGGATTGACATCTAGAAGTTTAATATTTAAACCTAATGCTGGATTTTGGTTTAAATTGGCAATGAGTTGGGATAATCCCAGATTGTGTTGTTGGCTTAATGTATTGAGTTGGTGGGAAAAGCCGTTGAATTGGCTATCTATACCTAGTGCTAGGGGGGTATCTCCTAAGTTGGGCAAATTAGCAACTACGAAATTTTTTGCACCAACACTAGCTAAATCTAGTATGGCATCAGAGATATTCTTTAAGGTCGTATTAGGAGTAGTAAAAGGTGGGAAATCTAGGGATTGAGTAGGCAAGTAATCATTAGCACCAAACCAAACTGTGTAAAGGGCGTTTGGATCAGCTAGTTGAGGATTTTGACTCACTAAATATTTAAAAGTGCCAATCTCTTGGGGCAAAGATGGCAAACCTGTGGCGATCGTGTTTATGGGTGTGGTAGTTGCACCACCGAAGGCAAAATTAATACCACTATTGAGATTGCCACCAGTAGCAATCGGGGTGGGAG
Above is a genomic segment from Nostoc sp. MS1 containing:
- a CDS encoding IS5 family transposase, which codes for MYRRAQKQEKAAENFELPFGGKLASDNRWVIMANMIPWSKFEAEYAEIFSARMGAPAKTFRMALGALIIKEKLGISDRETVEQIRENPYLQYFIGMSAYSNESAFDPSMLVHFRERIDIELVNKINQEIVRKMLENKQEVEVRAKKPEVEDSKSKPANRGKLILDASCAPADISYPTDLGLLNQARKQTETIIDTLYKSLLVRNINKPRTYRNKARKDYLAVAKKRKPTVKERRKAIRKQLQYINRNLTHIQQLINLGASLLKLSNSQYKMLLVVAEVYRQQLWLYENQKISIQDRIVSLNQPHIRPIIRGKAGRTVEFGAKFSASYYDGYVFLDHISWDNFNESGDLKSQVEAYKNYTGYYPESVHVDKIYRTRENRAWCQERGIRISGPPLGRPPQNVSPEKKKQAAYDERIRNCIEGKFGQGKRRFSLGRVMAKLPHTSFTAIAITFLVMNLSTLLLRLFCVFFCLFFKTESFFTSSIIETDISLNLKQQKLIFFLD
- a CDS encoding RuBisCO accumulation factor 1, with protein sequence MTDFTPNAPNPENVPTELAQELLRKLRQKQGNWVEWGQAIAYLQKSGYNPQEIFEATGFEPVQQNQVVVGSQVYNSIEKVGASEATRAYYATRGSDVLYELRLLTQEERAAAAELTFTHKLDLEEAREVAKAIKDFSRFRTLPEGFTDHPGDAVAYQTWKLARQYTDLQERSRLIAKGLRFAHSPSARKQIEQLLIDFTVVSQRPAPIPPFYRFDTEDELPRMVPVAGELPLKAQELQEVPLVEEIEPFRIVKFAGEQAWVALPGWRVLLAAEDPVTILATSDRFPNQNQAQPGPILVVVDRSQREWNDFSYFVVDNGGELDFQWFETQPELPILGKVIIIVRPRKILDENVTKDSWQIDE
- a CDS encoding response regulator; translation: MTNGVSDIQASRRQVATLERAKKLKILVVDDEPDNLDLLYRTFRRDFQVLKADSGINALEILASEGEVAVIISDQRMPEMKGTEFLSKTVPQFPDTVRIILTGFTDIEDLVEAINAGQVYKYITKPWDPSELKAVVQRAAETYDLLKQRTEELRRANAQMSLLTVLVQVTQAAKSLEETLTPIATAFAESFCADACILQMLEGKTLSTVQGFYSSETTLKNWLNQDPLTTAAIASGQIQVTVNAAKDPNLASVTYYQEHGIQAHVVIPITYRNDMLGVLSLQWQQPGSLREDELNLIHLSAQLVAIALTSSRCS
- a CDS encoding IS982 family transposase encodes the protein MSTIVSRLDITQVFCDVDDFCKQWEQLWQVIPQLPSITGERRSRSRMSISEVMTIVIAFHGSGYRTFKEFYTLHVLPGWRGAFPNLVSYNRFVELMPWCLMLLCCFLHTRTGEITGISFIDSTPINVCHNCRAHAHKVFKGLVNWGKNSVGWHFGFKLHLIINDQGELLAFKLTSANVDDRKPVPEMTEDLIGKLFGDLHLKLIELDLQYELEDKKQQEQERDRENRKQNKEREAIDKARLRAEEAEERERLHQKEIDKIRQEIVQAKDAERKQLEMKIQELERLVAEDRSDRENALSETRRLKSGYIYIISNIGSLGRDMYRICMTSRSQEDLYIREMNPAVPFQFDVHFKIFSEDAVDTLQKLHQRFDDKRVNVVNSRRDFFQVSIDEIETAVKEIQKKSGVFLRIDEFEKYPQAYEYRQTLSVRKKHRLSNTNEEYSEVNEIA
- a CDS encoding SUMF1/EgtB/PvdO family nonheme iron enzyme; protein product: MVNLEAEDRKQLITLLKDIPELTTERSRQQILELADLKQLSPMIDLSGAPFVAVNEIVSYLSNYGRLNYDQEALGRFLNTLKDFVGVQQQQFLDKLLTKYDMMTPIAPLPAINHWRGRETLVEIFEKIIGENGVSSFPGSQAFEFTLVTINSQGQEIESHQEQAYYLTEELGNGIVLEMVYIPGGEFWMGSPEAEGKKRRYSNERPQHLVTVKPFFISKYAITQTQWKQIASLPEVRQKLKLRPSRQGGNSHPVTQVSWFDAVEFCDRLSQKTGHKYRLPSEAEWEYACRAGTTTPFHFGQTINFNVANYDSRYPYLSEPKGIYREKTTEVGFFQFANSFGLFDMHGLVWEWCLDNWHQSYDLAPTNGDAWLDSNDNNIRVMRGGSWSSEAFLCRSSFRQFN